In Symmachiella dynata, the following are encoded in one genomic region:
- a CDS encoding PQQ-dependent sugar dehydrogenase, whose product MRLLARVTCLMMSLVAGGGWIALSVADDAAEKSPSAESKPAEPEKPFGLTERVPWTTSRVKGSPEPPPPYKLQREYPHLKFDQPIAMVPEPDSNRIFIFEVGGKLLTFEDDPDVSDSVAIFDMKWIDKSIGGSGWGLTLHPNFAENGYAYLFLNVTKRDGQESEHNYIYRIQLTKTNPPQFVRGSETLIVKWATAGHGGGDLAFGPDGYLYIGSGDGTSGSDVDNTGQDLSDFTGSILRIDVDHPSEGKEYSIPPDNPFLDIEGAIPEAWTNGHRQVWRMGFDRETGNLWVGEVGQDLWEMIHLIRRGGNYGWSIYEGSHPFMLEREMGPGKLYKPIVEHPHSESRSITGGYVYRAKKRPEFYGMYIYCDYETGIVWGFRYEDEQVKDHQRLSDSTYKVATFGHDHDRELYLVALSGEIFSLVPSGAPAHAAEEFPRKLSETGLFTSVPEQIPAAGVLPYSVNAPAWVDGAHVQRFVGVPGEEQITYGGHRGWEFPNNTVAAQTLSLEMEAGNPASRRPIETRLLTRQEGEWMAYTYMWNDAGDDADLVGRDGMDRKFQIRDAAEPKGVRQQTWRYAARTECMGCHSRAAKWVLGLNTLQMNRDYDFGGVTDNQIRAWDHIGMFKESPKKSIEELPKLSNPYDESAELNARARSYLHANCSHCHVSDGGGNAKMELEFTSDEKKANIFNIPPNHGNFSIDDGQLIAKGAPERSVILYRLSKLGQGRMPVLGSAVVDEEALKLFRQWVAELPAEGDTTTAAQSAQPEDLNSDVVAKRTAAIKKLLENVSGAMVAVGLVDQEPPASPLRGEIIAAGAAHTNPLVRDLFERFVPEEQRVRRLGPLVRPEQILALTGDAERGRELFFKAAGVQCRDCHKIGDEGRELGPELTHVAKDKDKMKILDTILNPSKEIHKDYVSYIVETKRGQVHAGLLVEKTENEVVLKDNQHELIRISRADIEILQPQDKSLMPEMLLREMTAEQAADLLQFLVELK is encoded by the coding sequence ATGCGGCTACTCGCGCGCGTTACCTGCTTGATGATGTCTCTGGTTGCTGGGGGAGGCTGGATTGCGTTGTCGGTCGCCGACGATGCTGCGGAAAAATCCCCATCTGCAGAATCGAAACCTGCTGAGCCGGAAAAGCCGTTTGGGCTAACAGAGCGGGTGCCCTGGACGACCTCACGCGTCAAAGGTTCTCCCGAACCTCCACCGCCTTACAAGCTGCAGCGCGAGTATCCGCACCTCAAATTCGATCAACCGATCGCGATGGTGCCTGAGCCGGACAGCAATCGGATTTTTATCTTCGAGGTTGGCGGAAAATTATTGACCTTTGAAGATGACCCAGATGTCTCCGATAGCGTTGCGATCTTTGACATGAAGTGGATCGACAAATCGATCGGTGGTAGTGGCTGGGGGCTGACGCTGCATCCAAACTTTGCGGAGAACGGCTACGCCTATCTTTTCTTGAACGTCACCAAGCGGGACGGTCAGGAGTCAGAACACAATTACATCTACCGGATTCAACTGACGAAGACCAACCCGCCGCAGTTTGTTCGCGGGTCGGAGACGTTGATCGTAAAATGGGCGACGGCCGGTCATGGGGGGGGCGACTTGGCGTTCGGTCCCGACGGCTACCTGTATATCGGGTCAGGGGATGGGACGAGCGGGTCCGACGTCGACAATACCGGACAAGACCTGAGCGATTTCACGGGAAGCATTCTGCGGATTGACGTGGATCATCCGTCTGAGGGAAAAGAATACAGCATCCCGCCGGACAATCCGTTTCTGGACATTGAAGGGGCGATTCCCGAGGCGTGGACCAACGGGCACCGTCAGGTGTGGCGGATGGGTTTTGATCGTGAGACGGGCAACTTGTGGGTCGGGGAGGTGGGCCAGGATCTGTGGGAAATGATCCATCTGATTCGTCGCGGTGGAAATTATGGCTGGAGCATCTACGAAGGTTCGCACCCGTTCATGCTGGAACGCGAAATGGGGCCGGGCAAATTGTACAAGCCGATCGTCGAGCATCCGCACTCGGAAAGCCGTTCGATCACCGGCGGATACGTTTATCGCGCGAAGAAACGGCCGGAGTTTTACGGCATGTATATTTATTGCGATTACGAAACGGGCATCGTCTGGGGATTTCGTTATGAGGACGAACAGGTCAAAGACCACCAGCGGCTGTCCGACTCGACGTATAAAGTCGCGACGTTTGGACATGATCATGATCGCGAACTGTATCTGGTTGCGTTGAGCGGTGAAATCTTTTCCTTGGTGCCGAGCGGCGCGCCGGCGCATGCAGCGGAGGAGTTTCCGCGGAAACTGAGTGAGACCGGTCTGTTTACATCGGTCCCTGAGCAGATCCCAGCGGCGGGGGTGTTGCCCTATTCGGTCAATGCGCCGGCATGGGTGGATGGGGCGCACGTCCAGCGATTCGTAGGAGTCCCGGGAGAGGAACAGATTACGTACGGCGGGCATCGCGGTTGGGAGTTTCCCAACAACACGGTGGCGGCGCAGACATTGTCGTTGGAGATGGAAGCGGGAAATCCAGCGAGCCGGCGTCCGATCGAAACGCGGTTGCTGACGCGGCAAGAGGGGGAATGGATGGCGTATACCTATATGTGGAACGATGCTGGGGACGACGCCGATTTGGTGGGGCGCGACGGCATGGATCGCAAATTTCAAATTCGCGATGCGGCGGAGCCGAAGGGAGTGCGGCAACAGACGTGGCGGTATGCCGCCCGCACGGAGTGTATGGGTTGCCATTCCCGCGCCGCCAAATGGGTCCTGGGGCTGAACACGTTGCAGATGAATCGGGACTACGACTTTGGCGGAGTCACGGATAATCAAATCCGTGCTTGGGACCATATCGGCATGTTTAAGGAATCGCCGAAAAAGTCGATTGAGGAGTTGCCTAAGCTTTCAAACCCATATGACGAATCGGCCGAATTGAATGCCCGTGCACGGTCCTATTTGCACGCCAACTGTTCACACTGCCATGTTTCGGACGGCGGCGGCAATGCGAAGATGGAATTGGAATTCACGAGCGATGAGAAAAAGGCGAACATTTTTAACATCCCGCCGAACCATGGAAACTTCAGCATTGATGACGGCCAGTTGATCGCCAAAGGGGCGCCTGAGCGGTCGGTGATTTTGTATCGCTTATCGAAACTGGGGCAGGGGCGGATGCCGGTTTTGGGGTCGGCGGTCGTGGATGAAGAGGCACTGAAATTGTTTCGGCAATGGGTGGCCGAATTGCCTGCCGAAGGGGATACGACGACCGCTGCCCAGAGTGCCCAGCCTGAGGATTTGAACAGCGATGTGGTCGCCAAACGGACCGCGGCGATTAAGAAGTTGCTCGAAAATGTCAGTGGAGCGATGGTGGCGGTGGGTCTGGTCGATCAGGAGCCACCCGCTTCGCCGCTACGCGGGGAGATCATCGCCGCCGGCGCCGCACACACGAATCCATTAGTGCGGGATTTGTTTGAACGGTTTGTCCCTGAGGAACAGCGTGTGCGTCGTCTGGGGCCGTTGGTTCGTCCGGAGCAAATTCTGGCTCTGACAGGCGATGCGGAGCGAGGGCGGGAGTTGTTTTTCAAGGCGGCCGGTGTGCAGTGTCGCGACTGTCACAAAATCGGCGACGAAGGCCGTGAATTGGGGCCGGAGTTGACGCATGTGGCGAAGGACAAAGACAAGATGAAAATCTTGGATACGATCCTCAACCCGTCGAAGGAGATCCACAAGGATTACGTGAGCTATATCGTCGAAACCAAACGGGGGCAGGTGCATGCCGGATTGTTGGTGGAAAAAACCGAGAACGAAGTGGTGCTCAAGGACAATCAACACGAGTTGATTCGCATTTCCCGCGCGGACATCGAGATTCTGCAGCCGCAGGACAAGTCGCTGATGCCCGAGATGCTGCTGCGAGAGATGACGGCCGAACAGGCGGCGGACCTGTTACAGTTTTTGGTCGAGTTGAAATGA
- the rlmN gene encoding 23S rRNA (adenine(2503)-C(2))-methyltransferase RlmN, which yields MSAALLFDLTPDQLTDWCTEHGHKPYRARQIFHGAFGRRVMAFSDMSDLPAKLREQLADSFQFFSSTITAHNVASDGTEKLLLAMQDGSTVECVLMREGKRRTICISTQVGCAMGCVFCASGMLGLTRNLSAGEITEQIVRLDQLLPAEERITNIVVMGIGEPLANLDNLLQALDHVTADGGMGIGARRITISTVGLPEKIRRLAECGKAYNLAVSLHAPNEELRSQIIPVNEGIGLAAVLRAADDYFEKVGRRVSYEYILLGKLNDAPEHAQQLANLLKSRFAHVNLIPMNPVAESSFRRPSERRIQRFLEILQEAGVPVTVRKRKGADIDAACGQLRLRKHNDNALVDLKS from the coding sequence ATGTCCGCCGCACTGCTGTTTGACTTAACTCCCGATCAACTCACCGATTGGTGCACTGAGCACGGACACAAACCGTACCGTGCCCGTCAGATCTTTCACGGCGCGTTTGGGCGGCGGGTGATGGCATTCTCCGATATGAGCGATTTGCCCGCGAAACTACGCGAGCAATTGGCAGACAGTTTTCAGTTTTTCTCCTCCACAATAACCGCACACAACGTCGCCAGTGACGGGACCGAAAAACTGCTGCTCGCGATGCAAGATGGCAGTACGGTCGAGTGCGTTTTGATGCGCGAAGGCAAACGCCGCACCATTTGTATCAGTACGCAGGTCGGCTGCGCGATGGGCTGTGTGTTTTGTGCCAGCGGCATGCTGGGGCTCACACGCAATCTCTCCGCCGGAGAAATCACGGAGCAGATCGTCCGCTTGGATCAGCTCTTGCCAGCCGAGGAACGCATCACCAATATCGTGGTGATGGGCATTGGCGAGCCACTTGCCAATCTCGACAACCTGCTCCAAGCGCTCGATCACGTTACGGCCGATGGCGGCATGGGCATTGGTGCTCGAAGGATCACGATTTCAACAGTCGGGCTGCCCGAGAAAATCCGTCGTCTCGCCGAGTGCGGCAAAGCCTACAACCTTGCCGTCTCGTTGCATGCCCCGAACGAGGAACTTCGCAGCCAGATCATACCCGTCAACGAAGGGATCGGTTTAGCAGCGGTCCTGCGGGCCGCCGATGACTATTTCGAAAAAGTCGGCCGCCGCGTTTCGTATGAATACATCTTGCTCGGAAAACTGAATGATGCTCCGGAGCACGCGCAGCAGTTGGCGAATCTCTTGAAATCGCGATTCGCGCACGTCAACTTGATTCCCATGAATCCGGTCGCTGAGTCTTCCTTCCGCAGGCCCAGCGAACGCCGCATTCAGCGTTTCCTGGAAATCCTGCAAGAAGCCGGCGTACCGGTCACCGTTCGCAAACGCAAAGGGGCCGACATCGATGCCGCCTGCGGACAACTACGCCTCCGCAAGCACAACGACAACGCATTGGTCGACCTGAAATCATAA
- a CDS encoding bifunctional 2-methylcitrate dehydratase/aconitate hydratase: MSDRIQVTEQVPDQLLVEIAEYAAEAAIASDLAYDTARWCLMDSIGCGLLALNYPACEKMLGPVVPGAEMPGGARVLGTAYELDPVAAAFNNGCLIRWLDFNDTWLAAEWGHPSDNLGAILACADYLNRAGKQKLTVRDILTAMIKAHEIQGVLALTNSFNRVGLDHVLLVRVASTAVAAKMLGATKQQIVNAVSHAWIDGGALRTYRHAPNTGSRKSWAAGDATSRAVRLALISLTGEMGYATALSAPTWGFQDVLFKGAPIELSQPLGSYVMENVLFKISFPAEFHAQTAVEAAVTLHPQVKDRLDEIQQIRIETHESAVRIIDKTGPLNNPADRDHCLQYMTAVPLIRGTLTADDYEDAAAADPRIDQLRERMEVVEVPAYTRDYLDSEKRSIANAVQVFFTDGTSTERVEVEYPIGHRRRREQGMPLLEQKFQDNMATQFDSTRCASVMAAFAEPAQLDALPADQFMELFVV; the protein is encoded by the coding sequence CACCGCGCGGTGGTGTTTGATGGACAGTATCGGGTGCGGACTGTTGGCGCTGAATTATCCAGCTTGCGAAAAGATGCTGGGGCCGGTGGTGCCGGGTGCGGAGATGCCCGGCGGGGCGCGGGTCTTGGGGACGGCTTACGAATTGGATCCGGTGGCTGCTGCGTTTAATAACGGGTGTTTGATTCGCTGGTTGGATTTTAATGACACTTGGCTAGCGGCGGAGTGGGGGCATCCTTCGGACAACTTGGGGGCGATCTTGGCCTGCGCGGATTATCTGAATCGCGCGGGGAAGCAAAAACTGACGGTGCGCGATATCTTGACGGCGATGATCAAGGCGCATGAGATTCAAGGAGTCTTGGCGCTAACCAATTCGTTCAACCGCGTGGGATTGGATCACGTGCTGTTGGTTCGTGTCGCCAGTACGGCTGTCGCGGCGAAGATGTTGGGGGCAACCAAACAACAGATCGTCAATGCTGTGTCGCACGCCTGGATCGACGGAGGCGCGCTGCGGACGTATCGGCATGCCCCGAATACCGGCTCGCGCAAAAGTTGGGCCGCTGGCGATGCGACCAGTCGGGCGGTGCGGTTGGCGTTGATTTCCTTGACCGGTGAAATGGGGTATGCCACAGCGCTCTCGGCTCCGACATGGGGATTTCAAGATGTGTTGTTCAAGGGCGCACCGATTGAACTTTCGCAGCCGCTGGGAAGTTACGTGATGGAGAACGTGTTGTTCAAAATCTCATTTCCGGCGGAGTTTCACGCGCAAACGGCGGTCGAGGCGGCCGTCACATTGCATCCGCAAGTCAAAGATCGCTTGGATGAGATTCAGCAGATCCGCATCGAGACACACGAATCGGCGGTGCGGATTATCGACAAGACCGGCCCGTTGAATAATCCGGCGGATCGTGACCACTGTTTGCAGTACATGACCGCGGTGCCGCTGATTCGTGGAACGCTGACCGCCGACGATTACGAGGACGCCGCCGCAGCGGATCCACGGATTGATCAGTTGCGCGAGCGGATGGAAGTCGTCGAGGTCCCGGCGTATACGCGGGATTATCTTGATTCCGAGAAACGGTCGATCGCCAATGCGGTGCAGGTATTTTTCACCGATGGGACGTCGACTGAGCGTGTGGAGGTGGAGTACCCCATCGGGCATCGCCGCCGCCGTGAGCAAGGGATGCCGCTGTTGGAGCAAAAGTTCCAAGATAACATGGCAACGCAATTCGACAGCACACGTTGCGCGTCAGTGATGGCGGCGTTCGCTGAGCCGGCGCAGTTGGATGCCTTGCCGGCGGATCAATTCATGGAATTGTTTGTGGTCTAA